The following proteins are co-located in the Flectobacillus major DSM 103 genome:
- a CDS encoding pseudouridine synthase, which produces MTFRNRLQYLLVKKLQIANKEAIRLILSGQILVNGIVVDENVVVSITDEVVYQNQIIKAGKKLLYIAFYKPRGIETTLNTSIPDNLKSILPFEEKLFPVGRLDKESEGLLLLTNDGTLFDKTLRKEYQTEKEYIVEVNKPLTEAFLATMSSGVFIMGQTTLPCKITPLDAYTFQIVLVQGLNRQIRRMCYKLGYEVVLLKRTRINTVLLGNLQPNEFEILTKT; this is translated from the coding sequence ATGACATTTAGAAATAGGTTACAGTATTTACTGGTTAAAAAACTCCAAATTGCTAATAAAGAAGCTATTCGGTTGATTCTTTCGGGACAAATCTTGGTCAATGGCATTGTGGTTGATGAAAATGTAGTAGTGAGTATTACCGATGAAGTGGTGTATCAAAACCAAATCATAAAAGCTGGAAAAAAACTTCTCTATATTGCGTTTTACAAACCCAGAGGAATTGAAACTACCCTAAATACCAGTATTCCTGATAACCTAAAAAGTATTTTACCTTTTGAAGAAAAACTATTTCCTGTAGGTCGCCTCGACAAAGAATCGGAAGGACTACTTTTGTTGACCAACGATGGTACTCTTTTCGACAAAACCCTTAGGAAAGAATATCAAACCGAAAAAGAGTATATTGTGGAGGTAAACAAGCCTCTTACTGAAGCTTTTTTAGCGACTATGTCGTCGGGGGTATTTATTATGGGACAAACTACCCTTCCTTGTAAAATTACGCCTTTGGATGCGTACACTTTTCAGATTGTTTTGGTACAGGGGCTCAACCGCCAAATTCGTCGGATGTGTTATAAATTGGGTTATGAGGTAGTTTTATTAAAAAGAACAAGAATCAATACCGTTTTATTGGGCAATTTGCAACCCAATGAATTTGAGATATTGACAAAAACATAA
- a CDS encoding hydantoinase B/oxoprolinase family protein — MNQFKIAIDTGGTFTDCIATDGQGNIYRKKILSNSTLRGNIKAIVAPNKIQVSQSWYLSRDILQGYTFRLLDGTFEAEVVFFDTEKSVFQLNKSIDLSSVNANFEITAYEEAPVLGARLITETALTEAFPPIELRVGSTKGTNALLELKGAKTAFLVTKGFKDLLVIGNQARPDIFALHIERPEPLYEYVEEIQEYIDAEGQIIEPLLLEKLEGLASRLQEKGIEAIAICLKNAYQNNLHEKKLKAYLDQYFPFVNISTDLSSQIKFQNRAETTVVNAYLAPVIHQYLQKIASKVGESNMKVMTSAGSLVRYNAFHPKDSLFSGPAGGVVGASVIAQGAGIQKFIAFDMGGTSTDVARYDQALEYQFTQKIGNAQIFSPSLAIETVAAGGGSICAFDGFKLTVGPESAGSWPGPACYGVGGPLAITDVNLLLGRLDSRQFGIPVFVEGAQNRLTEILDQIENCTGKRPLAEEILEGFRTIANEKMAETVRKISIAKGYATEDYALVAFGGAGGLHVCGIADLLNIKTVLLPQDAGLLSAYGISQARVERFAEASILTIYTKQLDENLASTFDELTQNTFGQLEQDGIAPENTTIKNRFIYLRLKGQDSSLEIHWTHYEDVIANFQQKYTQIYGHWTSDRAIEVENIRVIATEKITESSTKNTTSARQYVAQSPHQIKAWVENQWRDIPVFTREQLVAGAVIEGFALFLDRFSTTVVEQGWQLYLDASGLAIIKKQSIDNQVSIQGGATEEVTQLELFTNRFMSIADNMGVLLQRTSLSVNVKERLDFSCALLDAKAELIANAPHIPVHLGSLGVCVRKLLQHVTLQQGDVVITNHPKFGGSHLPDVTLISPVYTQNGQDLIGYVVNRCHHSEIGGIRPASMPPNAQNLAEEGVVIPHVFLAKKGEINWEEIKNVLSSSVYPTRALDENLADLNAALASNKNGEIALQTLVQEHGLAKVHYYMDLLKEYSALKMQARLAQFEEGIYQATEYLDDDTILKVQVLINEGKCTIDFTGTSGVHTGNLNANEAIVNSVVIYVLRLLLKTNIPLNDGILRVAQLIIPENTLLNPYFPDNPANCPAVVGGNVELSQRLTDTLLKAFGIVACSQGTMNNTLFGNDKFGYYETICGGSGAGNGFDGISGVHTHMTNTRITDPEVLEKRYPVILNRFEIRENSGGNGQYRGGNGIVREYTFLAPVQLSILTQHRKYAPYGIAGGENATCGEQYIIRNDGTVETLNGIDGADLNIGDKLIMKTPGGGGYGIAV, encoded by the coding sequence ATGAATCAGTTTAAAATTGCGATTGACACTGGCGGTACATTCACCGATTGTATAGCTACCGACGGCCAAGGTAATATTTATCGAAAAAAAATCCTTTCTAACAGTACCTTACGAGGAAATATTAAAGCGATTGTTGCTCCTAACAAAATTCAGGTTAGTCAATCTTGGTATTTGTCCAGAGATATTCTTCAAGGATATACCTTCAGGTTGTTAGATGGGACATTCGAGGCTGAGGTAGTATTTTTCGATACAGAAAAATCTGTTTTCCAGTTGAATAAGTCTATAGACTTATCAAGTGTTAATGCCAATTTTGAAATCACAGCTTACGAAGAAGCTCCAGTACTGGGAGCAAGGCTTATTACCGAAACAGCCTTGACCGAAGCTTTTCCTCCAATTGAGCTAAGGGTGGGGTCTACTAAAGGTACAAATGCTTTATTGGAGCTAAAGGGGGCAAAAACGGCTTTTTTAGTAACCAAAGGGTTCAAGGATTTATTGGTAATCGGTAATCAGGCACGTCCAGATATTTTTGCCCTGCATATCGAGCGTCCAGAGCCTTTGTATGAGTATGTAGAAGAAATACAAGAGTATATCGATGCTGAAGGGCAAATCATAGAACCCTTGTTGCTCGAAAAACTTGAAGGATTGGCTAGTCGTTTACAAGAAAAAGGAATAGAAGCCATTGCGATTTGTCTGAAAAATGCCTATCAAAATAACCTTCATGAAAAAAAACTAAAAGCTTATCTCGACCAGTATTTCCCTTTTGTAAACATCTCTACCGACCTCAGTTCACAAATCAAATTTCAGAATCGAGCCGAAACCACTGTTGTTAATGCGTATTTGGCACCAGTTATTCACCAGTATTTACAAAAAATTGCCTCCAAAGTAGGAGAGAGCAATATGAAGGTAATGACCAGTGCTGGGAGTTTGGTGAGGTACAATGCTTTTCATCCTAAAGATAGCCTATTTTCGGGGCCAGCGGGCGGTGTTGTTGGGGCATCGGTCATAGCTCAAGGTGCTGGTATTCAAAAGTTTATTGCTTTTGATATGGGCGGTACAAGCACCGATGTTGCACGGTATGATCAAGCTTTAGAGTATCAATTTACCCAAAAAATAGGCAATGCTCAAATTTTCAGCCCATCGTTGGCTATCGAAACGGTAGCAGCAGGAGGTGGCTCGATTTGTGCCTTTGATGGCTTCAAACTTACTGTAGGCCCCGAAAGTGCAGGATCTTGGCCTGGGCCAGCGTGTTATGGTGTTGGTGGCCCATTGGCAATAACCGATGTCAATTTGCTATTAGGAAGGCTAGATAGCCGTCAGTTTGGAATTCCTGTTTTTGTGGAAGGAGCTCAAAATAGATTGACCGAAATACTCGACCAAATTGAAAACTGTACAGGTAAGCGGCCACTTGCCGAAGAAATACTAGAAGGCTTCAGAACTATTGCCAATGAGAAAATGGCTGAAACGGTTCGGAAAATTTCTATTGCCAAAGGCTATGCTACCGAAGATTACGCCTTAGTGGCTTTTGGTGGTGCAGGAGGCTTACACGTTTGTGGTATTGCCGATTTGTTGAATATCAAAACGGTTTTATTGCCACAAGATGCAGGTTTATTATCGGCTTATGGGATTTCTCAGGCACGTGTAGAGCGTTTTGCAGAAGCCTCTATTCTAACAATTTATACCAAGCAATTAGATGAAAATCTAGCCAGCACTTTTGACGAACTAACCCAAAATACTTTTGGTCAATTAGAACAAGATGGCATTGCTCCCGAAAATACTACCATAAAAAATCGATTCATTTATTTACGATTAAAAGGGCAAGATAGTAGCCTCGAAATACATTGGACTCATTATGAGGATGTTATTGCTAATTTTCAGCAAAAATACACACAAATTTATGGGCATTGGACCAGCGATAGAGCCATCGAAGTAGAAAACATTAGGGTAATAGCTACTGAAAAAATAACAGAATCAAGCACAAAAAATACTACGTCGGCGAGGCAATACGTGGCTCAATCACCACATCAAATCAAGGCTTGGGTTGAGAATCAATGGCGAGATATTCCTGTATTTACCCGAGAACAGCTTGTGGCAGGTGCTGTTATTGAAGGTTTTGCTTTGTTTTTAGACCGTTTTAGTACAACCGTCGTTGAACAGGGCTGGCAGTTGTATTTAGATGCCTCAGGTTTGGCTATTATCAAAAAACAATCTATTGACAATCAGGTGTCTATTCAAGGGGGAGCTACCGAAGAAGTAACACAACTAGAGCTATTTACCAATCGCTTTATGTCAATTGCCGATAATATGGGCGTACTCTTACAACGTACATCGTTATCGGTCAATGTCAAAGAAAGGCTTGATTTTTCATGTGCTTTATTAGATGCCAAAGCCGAATTAATCGCCAATGCACCACATATACCTGTGCATTTGGGGAGCTTGGGGGTATGTGTCCGCAAACTTTTGCAGCATGTTACCTTACAACAGGGCGATGTCGTGATTACCAATCATCCAAAATTTGGAGGCTCACATTTGCCCGATGTTACATTGATATCGCCAGTTTATACCCAAAATGGACAAGATTTAATTGGCTACGTGGTTAATCGCTGTCATCATTCCGAAATAGGAGGAATTCGCCCTGCTTCTATGCCTCCTAATGCCCAAAATTTAGCCGAAGAAGGCGTTGTGATTCCTCATGTGTTTTTGGCTAAAAAAGGTGAAATTAATTGGGAAGAAATCAAAAATGTACTAAGCTCGTCGGTATACCCTACAAGAGCATTGGACGAAAACCTAGCCGACTTAAATGCAGCTTTGGCCTCCAATAAAAATGGCGAAATAGCCCTACAAACACTTGTACAAGAACATGGCCTTGCCAAAGTGCATTATTATATGGATTTATTGAAGGAATATTCTGCCCTGAAAATGCAAGCACGCCTCGCCCAGTTTGAAGAGGGTATTTATCAGGCAACAGAATACCTTGATGACGACACAATACTAAAAGTACAGGTACTTATTAATGAAGGCAAGTGTACCATAGATTTTACGGGTACAAGTGGTGTGCATACGGGCAACCTAAATGCCAATGAGGCTATTGTCAATTCGGTAGTAATTTATGTGTTGAGACTATTACTAAAAACCAATATTCCTCTCAACGATGGTATCTTGCGAGTTGCCCAATTGATTATTCCCGAAAATACGTTACTCAATCCGTATTTTCCCGACAACCCCGCCAACTGCCCTGCTGTAGTAGGAGGCAATGTAGAACTAAGCCAACGCCTTACCGACACGCTGTTAAAAGCATTCGGAATTGTGGCTTGTTCGCAAGGTACTATGAACAATACGCTATTTGGTAATGATAAATTTGGCTATTATGAAACCATTTGCGGAGGTAGTGGTGCTGGCAATGGCTTTGATGGTATTTCGGGTGTACATACCCACATGACCAATACCCGCATTACCGACCCCGAAGTTTTGGAAAAACGCTATCCTGTAATTCTGAATCGTTTTGAAATCCGAGAAAATTCGGGAGGAAATGGGCAATATCGTGGTGGAAATGGCATTGTTCGGGAATATACATTTCTTGCTCCTGTCCAATTATCTATTCTGACACAACACCGAAAATACGCCCCTTATGGCATAGCTGGCGGTGAAAATGCTACTTGTGGCGAACAATATATTATCAGAAACGATGGCACTGTCGAAACCCTAAATGGAATAGATGGTGCCGACCTCAACATTGGTGATAAACTAATTATGAAAACTCCTGGTGGTGGAGGTTATGGAATAGCCGTATAA
- a CDS encoding ThuA domain-containing protein, giving the protein MKKILLLLFLCISFCQFAQQHKKSFRVIAFYTAQHDPAHISFVHEANKWFGEMAQQYHFSYDSTNNWDNLNTKFLAQYQIVLFLDTRPESDTQRAAFQAYMENGGAWIGFHFAGFALTPSQYPQNWDWYHNTFLGSGQYKGNTWRPTSAILKNEKPQHPATKHLPKTFASSPNEWYSWSNNLRNNPDIEVLLSIDTTSFPLGTGPKQHEIWHSGDYPVVWSNKKYRMLYINMGHNDIDYEHGNNQELSFQFANVTQNRLIIDTLLWLGKSAKKR; this is encoded by the coding sequence ATGAAAAAAATCCTCTTGTTGTTATTCTTATGTATTTCGTTCTGTCAATTTGCACAACAACACAAAAAGTCATTTCGGGTTATTGCTTTTTATACCGCTCAACACGACCCTGCTCATATTAGCTTTGTACATGAAGCTAACAAGTGGTTTGGTGAAATGGCACAGCAATATCATTTCTCGTACGACTCTACCAACAACTGGGATAACCTAAACACCAAGTTTTTGGCACAATATCAAATCGTATTGTTTTTAGATACACGCCCCGAAAGCGATACCCAAAGAGCCGCCTTTCAGGCTTATATGGAAAATGGTGGGGCTTGGATAGGATTTCATTTTGCAGGTTTTGCCCTAACGCCTTCGCAATATCCTCAGAATTGGGATTGGTATCACAACACTTTTCTGGGTTCGGGACAATACAAAGGTAATACTTGGCGACCTACTTCGGCTATTTTGAAAAATGAAAAACCCCAACACCCTGCTACCAAACATTTACCCAAAACCTTTGCATCGTCTCCTAATGAGTGGTATAGCTGGAGCAATAATTTGAGGAATAATCCTGATATAGAAGTACTACTATCAATAGATACTACGAGTTTTCCACTGGGTACTGGCCCAAAACAACACGAAATATGGCATAGTGGCGACTATCCTGTAGTTTGGAGTAACAAAAAGTATAGAATGCTGTATATCAATATGGGGCATAACGATATTGACTACGAACATGGGAATAACCAAGAATTGTCTTTTCAATTTGCCAATGTCACCCAAAACCGCCTCATTATAGATACACTATTATGGCTAGGCAAATCAGCTAAAAAACGTTAA
- a CDS encoding GntR family transcriptional regulator, which produces MKDFILIDSQSSKPKYQQLIEFIIDSIENGNLARGQQLPSINEVAQTFGMARMTVTKAYDELRERGLVTSHHGKGFYVNSTDTRSQLNVFVLFDSLTPYKEILYDALVAALGESVTVNIFFHHHNIKVFDNLILNNLGHYNFYVIMPHFNQDVSEILSQIPKEKLLILDIDVPSFGDEYAILYQDFEQNIYQGLSEAKDLIMKYQTLSLVLSSKSFQYTPVGIINGFKKFCTEYGIAFEIIPDLEEEEHLQKDHAYLVFRENDLVRFINWSNKKSWKLGRDIGLISYDDTPIKEILAEGISVISNDFHQMGLRAAEMITERQKGRFINYCSFIKRNSL; this is translated from the coding sequence ATGAAAGATTTTATACTTATAGATTCCCAATCTAGTAAACCCAAATATCAGCAGTTAATTGAGTTTATTATAGATTCCATTGAAAACGGCAACCTAGCCCGAGGGCAGCAGTTGCCTTCTATCAACGAGGTAGCTCAAACCTTTGGGATGGCTCGTATGACTGTTACGAAGGCTTACGACGAACTTCGTGAAAGAGGTTTGGTAACTTCGCATCATGGCAAAGGATTTTATGTTAATAGCACCGACACACGAAGTCAGCTCAATGTATTTGTGCTTTTCGACTCGCTAACGCCTTATAAAGAAATCCTTTATGATGCTCTTGTAGCGGCTTTGGGCGAATCGGTGACGGTGAATATTTTTTTTCACCACCATAATATTAAGGTATTCGACAACCTGATTTTGAATAATTTAGGGCATTACAATTTCTATGTTATTATGCCTCATTTTAATCAAGACGTTTCTGAAATCCTCAGCCAAATCCCGAAAGAAAAACTACTTATTCTTGATATTGATGTACCTTCTTTTGGCGATGAATATGCCATTTTGTACCAAGACTTTGAACAGAATATTTATCAAGGGCTATCGGAGGCCAAAGATTTGATTATGAAATACCAAACACTATCGCTGGTACTTAGTAGCAAAAGCTTTCAGTACACTCCTGTAGGTATTATCAATGGTTTCAAAAAGTTTTGTACTGAATATGGCATTGCCTTTGAAATTATTCCTGATTTGGAAGAAGAGGAACATCTACAAAAAGACCACGCTTATTTAGTTTTTCGAGAAAATGACCTTGTTAGATTTATCAATTGGTCGAACAAGAAAAGTTGGAAACTCGGTAGAGACATTGGCTTAATTTCTTATGACGATACGCCTATCAAGGAAATTTTGGCAGAAGGTATTTCAGTTATTTCTAACGACTTTCACCAAATGGGCCTACGTGCTGCCGAAATGATAACCGAAAGGCAAAAAGGTCGTTTTATCAATTATTGTAGTTTTATCAAAAGAAATTCGTTGTAA
- a CDS encoding SulP family inorganic anion transporter: MNTINKNFIPQDGLAGLKENFGKDLLSGFMVSLLALPLSLGIAKASDFPNPMYGVLTAIIGGVVVSFLAGSQLTIKGPAAGLIVIVSGSIAEFGGGEHGWQLTLGVIVVAAVVQFLFGLFKLGKLSDFFPLSAVHGMLAAIGLIIIAKQLYVLLGLSTSGPDGHPITSPFGLLGNLPFAISHASNNMPIVIVGATALAIVLLLPMVKNPIIKKIPAPMVVLLVVIPLGVYLNLKDIKGGVLKFDKSFVEIVGFNASFEGVKNIGVFVKYVILFAIIGSLESLLTVKAIDMLDPFRRKSDYNKDIIAVGLGNGIAALLGGIPMISEVARSSANVNNGARTRWANFFHGACLLMFMLFLMPVIQMIPNAALAALLIGVGIKLAHPKEFIHALHIGKEQFLIFVVTIFFTLFEDLLVGIAAGIVTELIVNIINGRTFAAMFKAPTTVEESEFNEYYVNINDAAVFSNFLGIKNKLYNLPKEKNVTINLSNTKLIDHSAMEGLHLFKHDYEESGGKVVVVGLDNHTPFSNHEFAARKQS, encoded by the coding sequence ATGAATACTATTAATAAAAATTTTATTCCCCAAGATGGATTGGCAGGCTTGAAAGAAAATTTTGGAAAAGATTTACTTTCTGGATTCATGGTATCATTATTGGCCTTGCCTCTGAGCTTGGGTATTGCCAAGGCCAGCGATTTTCCTAACCCTATGTACGGTGTGCTAACCGCTATTATTGGAGGTGTTGTAGTTAGTTTTTTAGCGGGTTCACAACTTACAATTAAAGGCCCTGCGGCAGGCTTGATTGTAATAGTGTCGGGCTCTATTGCCGAGTTTGGAGGAGGAGAACACGGTTGGCAATTAACATTAGGTGTAATTGTTGTGGCGGCAGTAGTTCAGTTTTTATTTGGGTTATTTAAGTTAGGCAAATTATCAGACTTTTTTCCATTGTCGGCAGTACATGGCATGTTGGCAGCTATTGGTTTGATTATTATTGCCAAACAATTATATGTTTTGTTGGGCTTAAGTACTAGCGGACCCGATGGTCATCCTATTACATCGCCGTTCGGTTTGCTTGGTAATCTTCCTTTTGCTATATCGCATGCCAGTAACAATATGCCTATTGTTATTGTAGGAGCTACCGCTTTAGCTATTGTTTTGTTATTGCCAATGGTAAAGAATCCTATTATCAAGAAAATTCCTGCACCCATGGTGGTTTTGTTGGTGGTAATTCCATTGGGTGTTTATCTAAATTTGAAAGATATAAAAGGTGGAGTATTGAAATTCGATAAATCGTTTGTTGAGATTGTTGGTTTTAATGCAAGTTTTGAAGGAGTAAAAAATATTGGTGTATTTGTAAAATACGTTATCCTGTTTGCTATCATTGGTAGCCTAGAGTCATTATTGACCGTAAAAGCTATTGATATGCTTGACCCATTCCGTCGTAAGTCTGACTATAATAAAGACATTATTGCAGTAGGTCTGGGCAATGGAATAGCCGCTCTTTTGGGAGGTATTCCAATGATTTCGGAGGTTGCTCGTTCTTCTGCCAATGTCAATAATGGTGCTCGTACTCGTTGGGCCAATTTCTTTCATGGAGCATGCTTATTAATGTTTATGTTATTTTTGATGCCAGTAATCCAAATGATTCCTAATGCAGCTTTGGCCGCATTGCTAATAGGGGTAGGTATCAAATTAGCTCATCCAAAAGAGTTTATACATGCTTTGCATATTGGTAAAGAACAGTTTTTGATTTTTGTAGTTACCATATTTTTTACATTATTTGAAGATTTATTGGTAGGTATTGCAGCGGGTATTGTAACCGAATTGATTGTAAATATCATTAATGGTCGTACATTCGCAGCAATGTTCAAAGCTCCGACTACGGTTGAAGAAAGCGAGTTCAATGAATATTACGTGAATATCAACGATGCGGCAGTATTCTCGAATTTTCTAGGGATTAAAAATAAGTTGTACAACCTTCCTAAAGAAAAAAATGTAACTATCAATTTGTCAAATACAAAATTGATTGACCATTCAGCTATGGAGGGCTTACATTTATTTAAGCATGATTATGAAGAATCAGGTGGAAAAGTAGTAGTAGTGGGTTTAGATAACCATACACCATTTTCAAATCATGAATTTGCGGCTCGTAAACAATCTTAA
- a CDS encoding response regulator, with translation MKLLLIEDEAKTVQSLSKGLGESGFEVDFCYDGLIGKHLAKKNTYDVIVSDIIMPGINGIELCKELRKEGISTPILMLTALGDLQDKVIGFDAGADDYLVKPFEFVELVARIRALSRRSTGVNLHKNTLNFADLEMNLDAKTVTRSGTKIPLTAKEFELLEMLLRNQGKVLSKVEIAEKVWDVSFDTGTNVIEVYINLLRKKVDKDFTQKLIHNVYGMGYVLKSE, from the coding sequence ATGAAGTTATTACTCATCGAAGACGAAGCAAAAACAGTACAATCTCTTAGCAAAGGCCTAGGCGAATCGGGCTTTGAAGTAGATTTTTGCTACGATGGCCTAATAGGAAAACACTTGGCCAAAAAAAACACCTATGATGTGATTGTGTCTGATATTATTATGCCAGGTATAAACGGAATTGAACTATGCAAAGAGCTGAGAAAAGAAGGTATTTCAACTCCAATTTTGATGCTTACGGCTTTGGGTGATTTGCAGGATAAAGTAATTGGCTTTGATGCTGGTGCCGACGATTATCTAGTAAAACCTTTTGAGTTTGTCGAATTAGTAGCACGTATTAGGGCTTTGTCTCGGAGAAGTACGGGAGTGAATTTGCACAAAAATACCTTAAATTTTGCCGATTTAGAAATGAACCTCGATGCCAAAACGGTAACTCGCTCGGGTACAAAAATCCCGTTGACGGCCAAAGAATTTGAATTGTTAGAAATGCTGCTTCGTAATCAGGGAAAGGTACTTTCTAAAGTAGAAATTGCCGAAAAGGTATGGGACGTAAGTTTTGACACAGGTACTAATGTAATAGAAGTATATATCAATTTGTTAAGAAAAAAAGTCGATAAAGATTTTACCCAAAAACTCATTCATAATGTATATGGCATGGGATATGTATTGAAATCTGAATAA
- a CDS encoding sensor histidine kinase, producing the protein MRIRLKLTLQFTLLVSLIVLLSFLGIYYFTHSYIETRFYSRLKSKAITTAELLVKVDQIDSKLLKVIEKTNKDVLYKEKISIYNYKNEEIYTNNDTVKFVISRRFLNDVRLEGTATTTYKEIQILGIPYYDKYNRLLVLAGGVDLHGLDTLRDLQRILISLYMLIVLASAVFGWIFARRALLPIAEVINEMNDIYPNNLNKRLKIRNVKDEIGQLTFTFNNLLTRVEEAFQHQQVFISNVSHELKNPLTKIISQLSVSLLNRRSEEEYQETMVSVLQDVKDLNLLTNTLLELTKLSDDSLPNRFTSLRIDDIIWEARTFLLKVHKSYNISIEFSENIDSDEQLSILGNSQLLKVAFTNLMENGCKFSETHTVNINIGYDKGLFLQFINKGAVIDAKDQKLIFLPFFRSKKTADTRGYGIGLPLAERIIKIHKGDLFIEESNLERTVFKVQFFEEKIIEVN; encoded by the coding sequence ATGCGGATTCGCTTAAAACTAACCTTACAATTCACATTGCTTGTTTCCCTAATAGTGCTATTGTCATTTTTAGGGATTTATTATTTTACCCATTCTTATATCGAAACTCGGTTTTATTCTCGGCTCAAATCCAAGGCCATTACTACAGCCGAATTGCTGGTGAAAGTAGACCAAATCGACTCGAAGTTGTTGAAGGTTATCGAGAAAACCAATAAAGATGTATTGTACAAAGAGAAAATTTCTATTTATAATTACAAAAACGAAGAAATTTATACCAATAACGACACCGTGAAGTTTGTCATCAGTAGACGATTTCTTAATGATGTTCGGCTTGAAGGAACAGCAACTACTACCTACAAAGAGATTCAAATTCTGGGGATTCCGTACTATGACAAATATAATCGGTTGTTGGTATTGGCGGGCGGGGTAGATTTGCATGGCCTGGATACCCTCCGAGATTTACAACGAATTTTGATTTCGCTTTATATGCTTATTGTCTTGGCTTCGGCTGTATTTGGTTGGATTTTTGCCCGAAGGGCTTTGTTACCAATTGCCGAGGTTATCAACGAAATGAATGATATTTACCCTAATAATCTTAATAAGCGACTGAAAATCAGGAATGTGAAAGATGAAATAGGACAGCTAACTTTTACCTTCAATAACCTACTTACACGGGTAGAGGAGGCCTTTCAGCACCAACAGGTATTTATTTCTAATGTAAGCCATGAGTTGAAAAACCCACTCACCAAAATTATATCCCAACTGAGTGTATCGTTGCTCAATCGGCGGTCTGAAGAAGAATATCAAGAAACGATGGTTTCGGTATTGCAAGATGTCAAAGATTTGAACTTGTTGACCAATACCTTATTGGAATTGACTAAACTAAGCGACGACAGCCTACCTAACCGTTTTACTAGCTTACGGATTGATGATATTATTTGGGAAGCCCGAACCTTTTTATTGAAGGTGCATAAAAGCTATAATATTTCAATTGAATTTTCAGAGAATATCGACTCCGATGAGCAATTGAGTATTTTGGGCAATTCGCAACTGCTAAAGGTTGCCTTCACCAATTTGATGGAAAATGGTTGTAAGTTTTCTGAAACCCATACCGTAAATATCAATATCGGTTATGACAAGGGCTTATTCTTGCAGTTTATCAATAAAGGGGCTGTTATTGATGCAAAAGACCAAAAGTTGATTTTTTTGCCATTTTTTCGCTCTAAAAAAACAGCAGACACACGAGGCTATGGGATTGGCTTGCCGCTTGCCGAACGCATTATCAAAATTCACAAAGGCGATTTGTTTATAGAAGAGTCTAATTTAGAAAGGACTGTATTTAAAGTACAATTTTTTGAAGAAAAAATTATAGAAGTTAACTAG